Proteins encoded by one window of Kineosporia sp. NBRC 101731:
- a CDS encoding aspartate/glutamate racemase family protein produces the protein MPSQGTDFRMPHVPHVVVINPTSSAEITAGIQETLDRAARRWGVTATAVTSYGGPRTIESDDDGRAAISPLLATAGQHRADAYVLATFSEAGLDELRAAAPVPVIGIAEAALTSAMAHSRRLGVISTVPMATFRHELYWAKLGVSGRVVADLAIGRSELDLGSRDAANAVLVAGRELVDHRGAEAVILGCVGLGHLRGPLADELGVPVIEPCAAGVAMAAMALVDFPPDVMPPRTQPAPPPASYAPEPAYDPGPGRGYAPEPQYGRYS, from the coding sequence GTGCCGAGTCAGGGAACGGACTTCCGTATGCCACATGTCCCGCATGTAGTCGTCATCAACCCGACCAGCTCGGCCGAGATCACCGCGGGCATCCAGGAGACGCTGGACCGGGCGGCCCGGCGCTGGGGTGTTACCGCGACCGCTGTCACCTCTTACGGTGGCCCGAGAACGATCGAGTCGGACGACGACGGACGGGCCGCGATCAGTCCGTTGCTGGCCACCGCGGGGCAGCACCGGGCCGACGCCTACGTGCTGGCCACCTTCTCGGAGGCCGGTCTCGACGAACTGCGCGCGGCCGCGCCGGTGCCGGTGATCGGGATCGCCGAGGCCGCGCTCACCTCGGCGATGGCGCACAGTCGCCGTCTCGGCGTCATCAGCACCGTGCCGATGGCCACGTTCCGGCACGAGCTCTACTGGGCCAAGCTCGGCGTGAGCGGCCGGGTGGTGGCCGATCTGGCCATCGGGCGCAGCGAGTTAGACCTGGGCTCGCGTGACGCGGCGAACGCCGTGCTGGTCGCCGGCCGGGAACTGGTCGACCACCGGGGTGCCGAGGCGGTGATCCTGGGCTGTGTCGGTCTGGGGCACCTGCGGGGTCCGCTGGCCGACGAACTGGGGGTGCCGGTGATCGAGCCGTGTGCGGCCGGGGTGGCGATGGCCGCGATGGCTCTGGTCGACTTCCCACCGGACGTGATGCCGCCCCGCACGCAGCCCGCGCCACCCCCCGCCTCCTACGCACCGGAGCCGGCCTACGACCCGGGGCCCGGCCGGGGATACGCACCCGAACCGCAGTACGGCCGCTACTCCTAG
- a CDS encoding SDR family oxidoreductase, with the protein MSGYLVAAATSGLGHAIARQLVLAGHDVSICGRTADRVQTAVTALNEGAVNGTATGRPVDLTDGDALNAWVQDAAARFGGLNGVVVNTGGPPAKGFDDTVDDDWQLGFELLLRPAVRLVRAARPHLVKGGSSVLFCTSSQVREPSDDLILSSVFRSGVAALAKSLSRSWAPDIRVNQLIPGRIATDRVAQLDEGRSLRSGLSVDEIQEQWSGKIPAGRYGDPDEFAAAAVFLLSPAASYVTGVSLQVDGGLMTGI; encoded by the coding sequence ATGAGTGGGTACCTGGTGGCTGCGGCGACCTCCGGCCTGGGGCACGCGATCGCCCGGCAGCTCGTGCTGGCCGGTCACGATGTCTCGATCTGCGGACGCACCGCCGACCGGGTCCAGACCGCGGTGACCGCGCTCAACGAGGGCGCTGTCAACGGCACGGCGACCGGCCGTCCCGTCGACCTGACCGACGGGGACGCGCTGAACGCCTGGGTGCAGGACGCGGCGGCCCGCTTCGGCGGCCTGAACGGCGTGGTGGTGAACACCGGGGGTCCGCCCGCCAAGGGTTTCGACGACACCGTGGACGACGACTGGCAGCTCGGTTTCGAGCTGCTGCTGCGCCCGGCCGTGCGCCTGGTGCGGGCCGCGCGGCCGCATCTGGTGAAGGGCGGGAGCAGCGTCCTGTTCTGTACCTCGAGCCAGGTGCGGGAGCCTTCCGACGACCTGATCCTCTCCAGTGTGTTCCGGTCGGGGGTGGCGGCTCTGGCCAAGTCGCTCAGCCGCAGCTGGGCTCCGGACATCCGGGTCAACCAGCTGATTCCCGGCCGGATCGCCACGGATCGGGTCGCCCAGCTCGACGAGGGCCGTTCTCTGCGGTCGGGTCTCAGTGTGGACGAGATCCAGGAGCAGTGGAGCGGGAAGATCCCGGCGGGCCGCTACGGCGACCCGGACGAGTTCGCCGCCGCCGCGGTGTTCCTGCTCTCACCCGCAGCCTCGTACGTCACAGGCGTCAGCCTTCAGGTGGACGGCGGTCTGATGACGGGAATCTGA
- a CDS encoding alpha/beta fold hydrolase, which yields MINYVVDGDPQAPVLVLGSSIGTSHHLWDPQLPGLVQDFRVVRFDLPGHDGKPAPAGPCTVRSLAEEVLRVADAVGVETFVYCGLSMSGAIGQQLALDHPDRVRKLVLVCTSATFGDDPAPWLERAARVRAEGTGFLVDLARNRWFVPDAPVPPHGRELLEAQTGIDAEGYAACCEALATFDSRDTLGGLRVPTRVIAGARDIATPPAMAQELADLIPGADLVMVPQAAHLANVEQPAAVLQAMRGHLR from the coding sequence ATGATCAACTACGTGGTGGACGGCGATCCACAGGCACCCGTGCTCGTGCTCGGCTCCTCGATCGGCACTTCGCACCACCTCTGGGACCCGCAGTTACCCGGACTGGTGCAGGACTTTCGCGTTGTCCGCTTCGACCTGCCCGGCCATGACGGAAAACCCGCTCCGGCGGGCCCCTGCACCGTCCGGTCCCTGGCCGAGGAGGTGCTCCGCGTCGCCGACGCAGTAGGTGTCGAAACCTTTGTCTACTGCGGCCTTTCGATGAGCGGGGCGATCGGGCAGCAGCTCGCGCTCGATCACCCCGACCGGGTGAGGAAACTCGTGCTGGTCTGCACCTCGGCGACCTTCGGCGACGACCCGGCGCCCTGGCTCGAGCGGGCGGCACGGGTGCGGGCCGAGGGCACCGGTTTCCTGGTCGACCTCGCCCGGAACCGCTGGTTCGTGCCGGACGCGCCGGTGCCGCCGCACGGCCGGGAACTGCTCGAGGCCCAGACCGGCATCGACGCGGAGGGCTACGCCGCCTGCTGCGAGGCCCTGGCGACCTTCGACTCCCGCGACACGCTGGGTGGATTGCGGGTACCGACCCGGGTGATCGCCGGTGCCCGCGACATCGCCACGCCGCCGGCCATGGCCCAGGAACTGGCCGACCTCATCCCCGGCGCCGACCTCGTGATGGTGCCTCAGGCCGCCCACCTGGCCAACGTCGAACAGCCCGCGGCGGTGCTGCAGGCCATGCGAGGGCATCTCCGGTAA
- a CDS encoding DUF47 family protein — MRLRLTPRDTTIIDLIVQAGNALVEGVDLLQAVIRAQAGDRPDLLLKVRDAEHASDEIVHATMRKLNRTFVTPFDREDIYALSSALDDCMDNMEAAADMVVLANPAKLPDGVEIQLSVLQQQAAVTAAALPGLHTMKGLEEYWVEINRLENDADEAYRDMLAELFSGAYQPLELLKVREVIDALEDAADAFELVSHHVETIAVKES, encoded by the coding sequence ATGCGGCTCAGACTGACGCCGAGGGACACGACCATCATCGACCTGATCGTCCAGGCGGGTAACGCGCTGGTCGAGGGGGTCGATCTGCTGCAGGCCGTGATCCGGGCGCAGGCCGGTGACCGCCCTGACCTGCTGCTGAAGGTGCGTGACGCCGAGCACGCCAGCGACGAGATCGTGCACGCCACGATGCGGAAGCTGAACCGCACCTTCGTCACGCCCTTCGACCGCGAGGACATCTACGCCCTGTCGTCCGCGCTGGACGACTGCATGGACAACATGGAGGCGGCCGCCGACATGGTCGTGCTCGCCAATCCGGCGAAGCTGCCCGACGGTGTCGAGATCCAGCTGTCCGTGCTCCAGCAGCAGGCCGCCGTCACCGCCGCCGCTCTACCGGGCCTTCACACGATGAAGGGCCTGGAGGAGTACTGGGTCGAGATCAACCGCCTGGAGAACGACGCGGACGAGGCCTACCGCGACATGCTCGCGGAGCTCTTCTCCGGCGCCTACCAGCCGCTCGAACTGCTCAAGGTGCGCGAGGTCATCGACGCCCTGGAAGACGCTGCCGATGCCTTCGAACTGGTGTCGCACCATGTCGAGACCATCGCGGTCAAGGAGTCCTGA